In one window of Porites lutea chromosome 8, jaPorLute2.1, whole genome shotgun sequence DNA:
- the LOC140946380 gene encoding uncharacterized protein yields MADVGEKESKATTWDKYTIGHKVFLCFCILLVVSIFSTVALLVRIELKFQQIDAALLNEVKSSDNSKHEESRHRDQIVRRSVTGATQSAITLKQVREEIKSLCQAPGTTFCLKGEKGEVGVPGVAGKRGLPGAPGDKGDMGDKGETGFPGPSGVPGMNGHSGIIGAKGAHGQKGEEGEKGDKGSTGATGSKGDKGAQGDDGWPGPTGPEGPKGDPGQIGPEGPPGEMGPKGDMGIKGETFWGTKGEVGPPGERGEKGIKGQPGQMGEAGPTGRTGIDGFPGFRGEVGPPGERGEKGFKGQPGPAGEIGAAGVPGEKGMKGEVGPTGERGEKGQKGDQGMTIQMNTEGVKKSVREEIKTQLTSTVKAMCQAPGKVCVPGLPGAPGPPGEKGEKGSEGMMGVKGEQGIDGFNGPTGPKGERGDKGQVGSKGEPAEKGNSCQGTPLFKGEKGEPGRRGKRGSRGFRGYKGSKGEPTGIRDPNLKERVQDIDLINLMTSTVKSVCRSPGGVCVAGPPGPPGPPGPKGSPTAVFSRGIIGKPGPPGPKGERGARGISIQGEQGPQGIKGQKGSPGWRIKGEPGPEGRKGRTGPPGLSIKGDIGPEGPKGEKGEPAGSYVQGDGLD; encoded by the exons ATGGCGGATGTTGGCGAAAAAGAGTCGAAGGCTACCACGTGGGATAAATATACTATCGGCCACAAAGTTTTCCTGTGTTTCTGCATTTTGCTTGTTGTTTCGATTTTCTCAACGGTTGCATTACTGGTAAGAATAGAGCTGAAGTTTCAACAAATTGATGCAGCTTTGCTGAATGAAGTTAAATCTTCAGACAACTCAAAACACG AGGAATCTCGTCACCGGGATCAGATTGTTCGCCGTAGTGTGACAGGTGCCACTCAATCTGCCATTACGTTAAAACAAGTTCGCGAAGAAATCAAATCTTTGTGCCAAGCTCCAGGAACAACATTTTGcctaaaaggagaaaaaggggAAGTCGGAGTACCGGGAGTAGCCGGGAAGCGAGGACTCCCTGGAGCCCCAGGTGACAAGGGAGATATGGGCGATAAAGGAGAAACTGGGTTTCCCGGACCCTCTGGCGTCCCTGGAATGAATGGTCACAGCGGAATTATAGGCGCAAAGGGAGCACACGGGCAAAaaggagaagaaggagagaaggGGGATAAAGGAAGTACTGGTGCTACTGGCTCTAAGGGGGATAAGGGAGCTCAGGGAGATGATGGATGGCCGGGACCAACAGGACCGGAAG GACCGAAGGGAGATCCAGGTCAAATAGGACCTGAGGGACCTCCTGGTGAAATGGGACCTAAAGGAGACATGGGAATAAAAGGAGAAACGTTTTGGGGAACTAAAGGTGAAGTAGGTCCCCCAGGGGAAAGAGGAGAAAAAG GAATAAAGGGACAGCCAGGTCAAATGGGAGAGGCCGGGCCTACTGGTCGAACGGGAATTGATGGATTCCCGGGATTCAGAGGAGAAGTAGGTCCCCCAGGGGAAAGAGGAGAAAAAG GATTTAAGGGACAGCCAGGTCCGGCAGGTGAAATAGGAGCGGCGGGAGTTCCTGGTGAGAAGGGAATGAAAGGTGAAGTAGGTCCCACAGGGGAAAGAGGAGAAAAAG GGCAAAAGGGAGACCAAGGAATGACAATTCAGATGAATACAGAAGGAGTGAAAA AAAGCGTTCGCGAGGAAATCAAAACCCAGTTGACGTCAACTGTTAAGGCTATGTGTCAAGCACCCGGAAAAGTTTGCGTCCCAGGTCTCCCTGGCGCTCCGGGACCCCCgggagaaaaaggagaaaaaggttcTGAGGGAATGATGGGGGTCAAGGGAGAACAAGGCATTGATGGTTTTAATGGTCCGACTGGTCCGAAAGGAGAACGCGGAGATAAAGGACAAGTTGGATCCAAAGGAGAACCCGCAGAAAAAGGAAACTCCTGTCAGGGAACCCCATTGTTCAAGGGAGAGAAAG GTGAACCCGGCCGAAGAGGAAAAAGAGGCTCAAGAGGATTTAGAGGCTATAAAGGAAGTAAAG GTGAACCAACAGGAATTAGAGACCCGAACTTAAAGGAAAGAGTTCAAG ACATCGATCTGATCAACCTGATGACGTCAACAGTAAAATCCGTTTGTCGGAGTCCAGGAGGAGTTTGTGTAGCAGGACCTCCAGGACCTCCAGGTCCCCCTGGTCCGAAGGGAAGTCCCACTGCCGTATTTTCCAGGGGGATTATTGGCAAACCAGGACCGCCTGGACCAAAAGGAGAGCGAGGAGCACGAGGCATTTCAATACAGGGTGAACAGGGGCCCCAAGGAATCAAGGGACAGAAAGGCTCACCAGGTTGGAGAATCAAGGGTGAACCGGGTCCCGAGGGACGGAAAGGACGGACAGGGCCACCAGGCTTGTCAATAAAAGGTGACATTGGACCCGAAGGACCAAAAGGAGAAAAGG